From the Leptospira biflexa serovar Patoc strain 'Patoc 1 (Paris)' genome, one window contains:
- a CDS encoding YajQ family cyclic di-GMP-binding protein, which yields MAQDPSFDIVSKLERPELQNAVSQAMTEIQTRFDFKGSNSEIKITDDQLVLTSENEIKLKQVIDVLTTKMAKRGIGLKAFDFDSKVESATGQTVRMKVKIQNGLDKEQTKQITTLIKDQKLKVQATIQGDSVRVVGKKKDDLQEVMAAIRNANFNFDANFTNFKG from the coding sequence ATGGCACAAGATCCATCCTTTGATATCGTATCGAAACTCGAACGGCCTGAATTACAAAATGCGGTCTCACAAGCAATGACGGAGATCCAAACACGTTTTGATTTTAAAGGATCCAATTCCGAAATCAAAATCACCGATGACCAATTGGTTTTGACTTCTGAAAACGAAATCAAATTGAAACAAGTGATCGATGTCCTCACCACCAAGATGGCAAAACGGGGGATTGGCCTGAAGGCCTTTGACTTTGATTCCAAGGTCGAATCAGCGACAGGACAAACGGTTCGGATGAAGGTAAAAATCCAAAATGGTTTGGACAAAGAACAAACCAAACAGATCACAACCCTCATCAAAGACCAAAAACTAAAAGTGCAAGCAACGATCCAAGGGGATTCGGTGCGAGTGGTTGGCAAAAAGAAGGACGATTTGCAGGAAGTGATGGCCGCCATCCGCAATGCCAATTTCAATTTTGATGCGAATTTTACGAACTTTAAGGGATAA
- a CDS encoding DNA translocase FtsK, translating into MDPKQSVWGWNLPRKDFLPYLFVFSGVFLLLSLFSFQEGEDGSLFNWFGRLGHYIALTLFYLLGKSSFLLAGFVLLLGVLSLRNPEFDSLSKALFFPIFLIATTVSLNLLETPLGHVGDSGGILGQFFSWIFSYLFGETGRVLVVFFLYLYFAVIWLEDGAWSYTFSTIHSVSEKLYHLMGGRKEFPHLKLPSFLESAISTRRAPASELRQKDWFQVKTEGESKEDLADHFWNVVASETGPSPMQRTNPGRSNGLWAKDSLGSSQEESPESGKGNQTTVRFQNTKHFGGFFDASGNVFRFQKQNVSPSSHAKLTMESKTRIALTDKRREEETGADGFDDFQEGSFESKIRFQFPEAKWKPKLEIGATLDNVELPKLDPIKQTFGDVGSLSQTRSLTSVSDLEEEENWDDSDSLDGDDEEVNPVENQTLTIPIPESVRLSLVEETGFETEKFDGTTDEETDSISSEEEEGDFEEETLETLAVEESSPLVRSNLSAGNFGKKKPIPKETKTEQELMFGSMVPKPKLKKGKYYISPRLLASHQVPVANILKNDSELDLIAKKIEESTGHFGIESKVITKERGPIITRYEITIPNGIKLNRIVSLSDEIRAYLEVKNIRIVAPIPGKASIGIEVPNRIREDVFLSEILKDTILQQKAKDLSICIGKDISGKLVMIDIAKLPHLLVAGTTGSGKSVSINAMITSLICTRSPEEVRFIMIDPKMVEMTLYEGIPHLLMPVITDPKKATKALSWAIQEMESRYQMISQLKSRDFKSFNEKVDEYAHAKGFQKLPYIVIFIDELADLMMVSGKDLEEQIQRISQKARAVGIHLVMATQRPSVDVITGVIKANCPARVAFQVAQKTDSRTILDTSGAETLLGKGDFLYRSPTSSDLMRIQAPYIEEKEIDSIVEEAKKQGAPAYVEMNWEDETNMEMASDEDEELFDEAWNIVVTEKKASASYLQRRMRIGYNKAARLMELMEMRGYVSPQIGAKPREILRSA; encoded by the coding sequence ATGGACCCTAAACAATCCGTATGGGGATGGAATCTGCCTAGAAAGGACTTCCTCCCGTATTTATTTGTATTTTCTGGTGTATTTTTACTATTATCCCTTTTTTCTTTCCAAGAAGGTGAGGATGGTTCGCTCTTCAATTGGTTTGGAAGGCTTGGGCATTACATCGCCCTCACACTCTTTTATTTACTCGGAAAATCTTCCTTTTTACTTGCTGGATTTGTTTTACTCTTAGGTGTCCTTTCCCTTAGAAACCCTGAATTTGACAGCCTCAGTAAGGCATTATTTTTTCCCATTTTTCTCATCGCAACCACTGTCAGTCTGAACCTTCTGGAAACTCCCTTGGGTCATGTGGGAGATAGCGGTGGGATCCTTGGGCAATTTTTTTCATGGATCTTTTCCTATCTTTTTGGGGAAACGGGGCGAGTCCTTGTGGTTTTCTTTTTGTACTTATACTTTGCCGTGATTTGGCTCGAAGATGGGGCCTGGTCCTATACCTTCTCCACCATCCATTCCGTTTCCGAAAAACTATACCACCTCATGGGTGGTAGAAAAGAATTCCCACATTTGAAATTACCCTCCTTTTTGGAATCGGCCATTTCCACTCGCCGTGCTCCGGCATCAGAACTGAGACAAAAAGATTGGTTCCAAGTGAAAACGGAAGGGGAATCCAAGGAAGACCTCGCCGATCATTTTTGGAATGTGGTTGCAAGTGAAACTGGTCCATCTCCCATGCAGAGGACAAATCCTGGGAGATCAAACGGACTTTGGGCCAAAGATTCGTTAGGATCATCTCAAGAAGAATCGCCTGAGTCTGGAAAGGGAAACCAAACGACCGTTCGATTCCAGAATACAAAACATTTTGGTGGTTTTTTTGATGCTTCTGGAAACGTGTTTCGTTTCCAAAAACAAAACGTAAGCCCTTCTTCCCATGCGAAACTCACAATGGAATCCAAAACTCGCATTGCGCTCACAGACAAACGCCGAGAGGAAGAAACGGGTGCCGATGGATTCGATGATTTCCAGGAAGGAAGTTTCGAATCCAAAATCCGATTCCAATTTCCTGAAGCCAAATGGAAACCTAAATTGGAAATAGGAGCCACACTCGACAATGTAGAACTTCCTAAATTAGATCCCATCAAACAAACATTTGGTGATGTTGGTTCCTTGTCCCAAACTCGAAGTTTGACAAGTGTTTCCGATTTAGAGGAAGAGGAGAACTGGGACGACTCCGATTCATTGGATGGCGACGACGAAGAAGTCAATCCAGTTGAAAACCAAACACTCACCATCCCGATCCCAGAATCGGTTCGTTTGTCCCTTGTGGAAGAAACTGGTTTTGAAACAGAGAAATTTGATGGAACCACTGATGAGGAAACTGACTCCATTTCTTCTGAAGAGGAGGAAGGGGATTTTGAGGAAGAAACCTTAGAAACTCTCGCAGTGGAAGAATCTTCTCCACTGGTTCGCTCCAATTTGAGCGCTGGAAACTTCGGTAAGAAAAAACCGATTCCCAAGGAAACAAAAACAGAACAGGAACTTATGTTTGGTTCCATGGTTCCCAAACCCAAATTGAAAAAAGGGAAGTATTATATCTCACCCAGGTTACTTGCTTCCCACCAAGTCCCTGTTGCCAATATTTTAAAAAATGATTCGGAACTGGATCTCATTGCCAAAAAAATCGAAGAGTCCACTGGCCACTTCGGAATTGAATCGAAAGTCATCACGAAGGAACGAGGACCCATCATCACCCGTTACGAGATCACCATTCCCAATGGGATCAAACTAAATCGGATTGTATCCTTATCGGATGAGATCAGAGCCTACCTCGAAGTGAAAAACATTCGGATTGTGGCACCTATCCCTGGTAAGGCGTCGATTGGGATTGAAGTTCCTAACCGCATCCGGGAAGATGTGTTTTTGTCCGAGATCTTAAAAGACACCATCCTCCAACAGAAAGCAAAAGACCTTTCGATTTGTATTGGTAAGGACATTTCCGGGAAACTTGTGATGATTGATATCGCCAAACTCCCTCACTTACTGGTCGCAGGAACCACAGGGTCTGGAAAGTCAGTGAGTATCAATGCGATGATCACAAGCCTGATCTGCACCCGTTCCCCAGAAGAAGTGCGATTCATTATGATCGATCCAAAGATGGTGGAGATGACTTTGTATGAAGGGATCCCACATCTACTGATGCCCGTCATCACTGATCCGAAAAAAGCAACAAAGGCATTGTCTTGGGCCATCCAAGAAATGGAGAGTCGTTACCAAATGATCTCCCAATTGAAAAGTAGGGACTTTAAAAGTTTCAATGAGAAGGTGGACGAGTATGCCCATGCCAAGGGTTTCCAGAAACTCCCATACATTGTGATCTTCATCGATGAGTTAGCAGACCTCATGATGGTTTCGGGTAAAGACTTAGAGGAACAAATCCAAAGGATTTCCCAAAAAGCAAGAGCGGTGGGAATCCACTTGGTCATGGCCACCCAAAGGCCTTCGGTGGATGTGATCACAGGGGTCATCAAAGCCAACTGCCCTGCTCGTGTGGCCTTCCAAGTGGCACAAAAAACAGACTCGCGCACGATTCTTGATACGAGTGGGGCAGAAACACTCCTCGGAAAAGGGGACTTTTTGTACCGCTCGCCGACCTCCAGTGACCTCATGCGAATCCAGGCTCCCTACATTGAAGAGAAAGAAATTGATTCCATTGTGGAAGAAGCCAAAAAACAAGGGGCTCCCGCGTATGTGGAAATGAACTGGGAGGATGAGACAAATATGGAAA